The Brevinematia bacterium region TTTTGAAAACACTTCCAGCGGAAAAACCCCTTGGCTGTGTGTTAGCTCTGTATCTTAAGTTCTCCTCCATCCTTTCTTTTATCTTTGTATACTCACAAGGCTTCAGTTCAAACTCTGCAAATGTTACGATGTAATCCCTTAAACAGCTATCCCTGTAAGAAAATGTTATTTCGTCTTTGGAGAAGACAACCTCTTCACCTTCTTTAGTAAAGCAGTAAACCTTTCTTACAATATCCTTTATTTCGCTTCCGTGAGCTCCAGCATTTAACACCAATGCTCCTCCAATAGTTCCAGGTATAGCTACACAAAACTCAGCACCCTTAAGAGAGTGGTCAAGAGCAAACTTGGATAAAGCTGGTAAAGAGAAACCACTTCCTGTCAATATGGTTGTGTTATTCTCCTTACCACTACAAACCTCAACTCTGTTAAATTCTCCCGAGAGTTTAACTATCACAATATCATTTATCTCACCATCTCTTACAAGAATATTTGATCCTGCTCCGAGTATGAAATAACCAATTCCTTCCTCATTCGTAAAACTAAGAAAATCTCTCAACCCACTGATAGTATATATCTTTACAAAATATCTTGCTCTCCCACCAATTCTAAAAGTTGTGAACTTTTTAAGCTCTACGTTCTCAAAAAGTTCTAAACCTTTACTACTTTTCAAACTCTCGCAACTTAGCATACAAAAAACAAAATAAAACTTGGATTACAAGTGAAAAAACGAGGGGACACATCTCCCCTCTTTTAACCTTTATAATTCCTCAAG contains the following coding sequences:
- the murB gene encoding UDP-N-acetylmuramate dehydrogenase; this translates as MKSSKGLELFENVELKKFTTFRIGGRARYFVKIYTISGLRDFLSFTNEEGIGYFILGAGSNILVRDGEINDIVIVKLSGEFNRVEVCSGKENNTTILTGSGFSLPALSKFALDHSLKGAEFCVAIPGTIGGALVLNAGAHGSEIKDIVRKVYCFTKEGEEVVFSKDEITFSYRDSCLRDYIVTFAEFELKPCEYTKIKERMEENLRYRANTQPRGFSAGSVFKNPDGFKAWKLIRDVGLAGYRIGDVMFSEKHANFIINLGNGKAEDVLRLIKLARQRVFEKFGILLEPEIKLLGLSLE